One genomic window of Streptomonospora nanhaiensis includes the following:
- a CDS encoding nucleoside hydrolase, with amino-acid sequence MRIYVDCDPGIDDAMALAYVTAGPDAEIVGVGTVFGNNGVDVTTDNALRLLELYGRPEVPVARGAARPLAQPPRSAEHVHGRNGLGEVDLPAPAGAPVDHSAAEMLVRAARSAPGALDVLALGPLTNIALALSLEPELPRLLRRVVVMGGAVRAPGNVTPWGEANVVADPEAAETVLAAGFDAVLVPLDVTMRTVATTAWLEELKTVAGRRAETASAFLDFYAGWYSTVFGERQCAMHDPLAAAILLDEAVATETVEVPVRVELRGEFTRGMTLADMRLNRDLGDGRPPVRVVGAADGTVFLARMLDALR; translated from the coding sequence GTGCGGATCTATGTCGACTGCGATCCCGGGATCGACGACGCCATGGCCCTGGCCTACGTCACCGCCGGCCCGGACGCCGAGATCGTCGGCGTGGGCACCGTCTTCGGCAACAACGGCGTCGACGTCACCACGGACAACGCGCTGCGGCTGCTGGAGCTGTACGGCCGCCCCGAGGTGCCGGTGGCGCGCGGCGCCGCCCGGCCGCTGGCGCAGCCGCCGCGCTCGGCCGAGCACGTGCACGGCCGCAACGGGCTGGGCGAGGTGGACCTGCCCGCGCCCGCCGGGGCGCCCGTGGACCACTCGGCCGCCGAGATGCTGGTGCGCGCGGCCCGTTCGGCGCCCGGCGCGCTGGACGTGCTCGCGCTGGGCCCGCTGACCAACATCGCGCTGGCGCTGAGCCTGGAGCCGGAGCTGCCCCGGCTGCTGCGCCGGGTGGTGGTGATGGGCGGCGCGGTGCGGGCGCCGGGCAACGTCACCCCGTGGGGCGAGGCCAACGTCGTCGCCGACCCCGAGGCGGCCGAGACGGTGCTGGCGGCCGGGTTCGACGCGGTGCTGGTGCCGCTGGACGTCACCATGCGGACGGTGGCCACGACCGCGTGGCTGGAGGAGCTGAAGACGGTGGCGGGGCGGCGCGCCGAGACCGCGTCGGCGTTCCTGGACTTCTACGCCGGCTGGTACTCCACCGTGTTCGGGGAGCGCCAGTGCGCGATGCACGACCCGCTGGCCGCCGCGATCCTGCTGGACGAGGCGGTGGCGACCGAGACGGTGGAGGTGCCGGTGCGGGTGGAGCTGCGCGGGGAGTTCACGCGCGGCATGACCCTGGCCGACATGCGCCTCAACCGCGACCTGGGCGACGGCCGCCCGCCGGTGCGGGTGGTGGGCGCCGCCGACGGCACGGTGTTCCTGGCCCGGATGCTGGACGCGCTGCGCTGA
- a CDS encoding serine/threonine-protein kinase, translated as MSAHPGADGVPLPPELRPLDGGDPRAIGPYTVVGRLGQGGMGTVFGAVGAEGTCIAVKVVHERFAEDPAFREAFAREVELMRRVRGVYTAAVHAADTEAARPWVATDFVPGTTLRRRVEQEGPLEPDMLLAFAAGTAEALTAIHAAGIAHCDVKPGNVMLSPEGPRVLDFGIARPAGRSAAGRTAGATFGSPGWVSPERYRGAEPGMPADVFAWGCLVAYAATGRPPFGTGDAQDKRRRTLAGDADLAGVPDTLRPVVELAMAADPAARPTAESVYRGLIAFASPDDISRVETRDLTRRLLDVVGSRWRGIDASWHDPRKWLAAARFAGAVGGAALAAGGGAAGVGGAGAGAAGAAGAGAGTGGAGGGAGLAGAAGGAGAAGATGAGGAGAAGGATAGAAAGGLKIGAIAASAVIVVGGLGAGGYFTLDALSSENEPPQEQAAPSPSPTLGTPDEIVAGIVRTVETADSYRAVEATTPTDGLPSQVEHVLSTSGGEPVFQTTTVTGSPESPEFAMDLIYRPEADTLIERTWGPGAPSDDYVASSTAVNEAVRWQNSRAVVLAPLESLADTMEVGGRSEDEVDGTPAVRVTGTFDLDVPNGEFPFEADGLDFSLWAAMDGSPLRLEYELTGDDPLAATEYVWTYGGFDGLDGDLCGAVEGVPSVERALLVPTDDGIDCGEARAVAEEYLAMPDEEKEGSGYVAEVDGWVCGLASTAEVANRLSEAAGTCYQGELGARERVDLVRLH; from the coding sequence ATGAGCGCGCACCCCGGGGCCGATGGTGTGCCCCTCCCCCCTGAACTGCGGCCGCTGGACGGCGGCGATCCCCGTGCCATCGGCCCCTACACGGTGGTCGGGCGGCTGGGGCAGGGGGGCATGGGCACCGTCTTCGGCGCGGTGGGCGCCGAGGGCACCTGCATCGCGGTCAAGGTGGTCCACGAGCGCTTCGCCGAGGACCCCGCGTTCCGGGAGGCCTTCGCGCGCGAGGTCGAGCTGATGCGGCGGGTGCGCGGCGTCTACACCGCGGCCGTGCACGCCGCCGACACCGAGGCCGCGCGCCCCTGGGTGGCCACCGACTTCGTACCGGGGACAACCCTGCGCCGGCGCGTCGAGCAGGAGGGGCCGCTGGAGCCCGACATGCTCCTGGCGTTCGCCGCCGGTACCGCCGAGGCGCTGACCGCCATCCACGCCGCCGGGATCGCGCACTGCGACGTCAAGCCCGGCAACGTCATGCTCTCCCCCGAGGGGCCGCGCGTCCTCGACTTCGGCATCGCGCGCCCCGCCGGCCGCAGCGCGGCCGGGCGCACCGCCGGGGCGACCTTCGGCTCGCCGGGCTGGGTGAGCCCCGAGCGCTACCGGGGCGCCGAGCCGGGCATGCCCGCCGACGTGTTCGCCTGGGGCTGCCTGGTCGCCTACGCCGCCACCGGGCGCCCGCCGTTCGGCACCGGCGACGCCCAGGACAAGCGGCGGCGGACCCTCGCGGGCGACGCCGACCTGGCCGGGGTGCCCGACACCCTGCGGCCGGTGGTCGAACTGGCCATGGCCGCCGACCCGGCCGCGCGGCCCACCGCCGAGAGCGTCTACCGGGGGCTGATCGCGTTCGCCTCGCCCGACGACATCTCGCGCGTGGAGACCCGCGACCTCACCCGGCGGCTGCTGGACGTGGTGGGCAGCCGCTGGCGCGGCATCGACGCGAGCTGGCACGACCCGCGGAAGTGGCTGGCGGCCGCCCGGTTCGCCGGCGCGGTCGGCGGCGCGGCGCTGGCCGCGGGCGGCGGTGCGGCCGGCGTGGGCGGTGCCGGCGCCGGTGCGGCGGGCGCCGCCGGTGCGGGGGCGGGCACGGGAGGCGCCGGAGGCGGCGCCGGGCTCGCGGGGGCCGCGGGCGGCGCCGGCGCGGCGGGCGCCACGGGCGCGGGCGGCGCCGGCGCGGCCGGGGGCGCCACCGCCGGGGCCGCGGCGGGCGGGCTGAAGATCGGCGCCATCGCCGCCTCGGCCGTCATCGTGGTCGGCGGCCTGGGCGCGGGCGGGTACTTCACCCTCGACGCGCTCTCCTCGGAGAACGAGCCGCCGCAGGAGCAGGCCGCACCCTCGCCCTCGCCCACCCTGGGCACGCCCGACGAGATCGTCGCCGGGATCGTGCGGACGGTGGAGACCGCCGACAGCTACCGCGCCGTCGAGGCGACCACGCCCACCGACGGCCTCCCCTCGCAGGTGGAGCACGTGCTCTCCACCTCCGGCGGCGAACCCGTCTTCCAGACGACCACCGTCACCGGCAGCCCCGAGTCGCCCGAGTTCGCCATGGACCTGATCTACCGGCCCGAGGCCGACACGCTCATCGAGCGCACCTGGGGCCCGGGGGCGCCCTCCGACGACTACGTCGCCTCGTCCACCGCCGTGAACGAGGCCGTCCGCTGGCAGAACTCGCGCGCCGTCGTGCTCGCCCCGCTGGAAAGCCTGGCCGACACCATGGAGGTCGGCGGGCGGAGCGAGGACGAGGTCGACGGCACCCCGGCGGTGCGCGTCACCGGCACCTTCGACCTGGACGTGCCCAACGGGGAGTTCCCCTTCGAGGCCGACGGCCTGGACTTCAGCCTGTGGGCGGCCATGGACGGCAGCCCGCTCCGGCTGGAGTACGAACTCACCGGCGACGACCCCCTCGCCGCCACCGAGTACGTCTGGACCTACGGCGGCTTCGACGGCCTGGACGGCGACCTGTGCGGCGCGGTCGAGGGCGTCCCCTCCGTGGAGCGGGCCCTGCTGGTGCCCACCGACGACGGCATCGACTGCGGCGAGGCGCGCGCCGTCGCCGAGGAGTACCTG
- a CDS encoding response regulator encodes MDDQNSTFASGAAVPRVVIVDDHRLFRSGVRGELGDAVDVVGEAGDVDSAVREIADKRPDLVLLDVHLPGGGGGEVLRRVLPQHPEIRFLALSVSDAAEDVIGVVRGGARGYVTKTISGRELADAIVRVADGDAVFSPRLAGFVLDAFSATDAPPMDPELDRLTQREREVLRLIARGYAYKEVAKELFISVKTVETHVSSVLRKLQLSNRHELSRWATARKLV; translated from the coding sequence GTGGACGACCAGAACAGCACCTTTGCCTCCGGCGCCGCCGTACCGCGCGTCGTGATCGTTGACGACCACCGCCTCTTCCGCAGCGGCGTGCGCGGCGAGCTGGGCGACGCCGTCGACGTCGTCGGCGAGGCGGGCGACGTCGACAGCGCGGTCCGCGAGATCGCCGACAAGCGCCCCGACCTCGTGCTGCTCGACGTCCACCTGCCCGGCGGAGGCGGCGGCGAGGTACTGCGCCGCGTCCTGCCCCAGCACCCCGAGATCCGCTTCCTGGCGCTGTCGGTCTCCGACGCCGCCGAGGACGTCATCGGCGTGGTGCGCGGCGGCGCGCGCGGCTACGTCACCAAGACCATCTCCGGCCGCGAACTCGCCGACGCCATCGTGCGGGTGGCCGACGGCGACGCCGTGTTCTCCCCCCGCCTGGCCGGGTTCGTGCTCGACGCCTTCTCGGCCACCGACGCCCCGCCCATGGACCCCGAGCTGGACCGGCTCACCCAGCGCGAACGCGAGGTGCTGCGGCTCATCGCCCGCGGCTACGCCTACAAGGAGGTCGCCAAGGAGCTGTTCATCTCGGTCAAGACGGTCGAGACGCACGTCTCCTCGGTGCTGCGCAAGCTCCAGCTGTCCAACCGGCACGAGCTGAGCCGGTGGGCCACCGCGCGCAAGCTCGTCTAG
- a CDS encoding SRPBCC family protein, with amino-acid sequence MSVRLNDEFTVPVPVERAWEALRDARLVAACLPGAVLDSVEGERATGRLRVRIGSTTVTYRGEAEFGGADPARRRVEVRASGREARGPGTASAAITARLSEAEGGAATRVAVSADLTATGRAAGFGPDVLARVGARLVARFAARIAAELGGGGAEEAAGAGARVDAVVPPQAAMPEEVTAARRHGGARAEARLEHAAAAGGGPGPRDASGPPPAAGGKGGGADTLGPALRRALPVLGALVLLAVVARWLLRRCAGWSGGGGRRSGRPPGQGRPRPHGTV; translated from the coding sequence ATGAGCGTCCGGCTGAACGACGAGTTCACGGTCCCCGTTCCCGTGGAGCGGGCGTGGGAGGCGCTGCGGGACGCCCGGCTGGTCGCCGCCTGCCTGCCCGGCGCCGTCCTTGACTCCGTGGAGGGCGAGCGGGCGACCGGCCGGCTGCGGGTGCGGATCGGCTCCACCACCGTGACCTACCGGGGGGAGGCCGAGTTCGGCGGCGCCGACCCCGCCCGGCGCCGTGTCGAGGTGCGCGCGTCCGGACGCGAGGCCCGGGGGCCGGGTACGGCGTCGGCCGCGATCACGGCCCGCCTGTCCGAGGCGGAGGGCGGAGCGGCGACCCGGGTGGCCGTGTCCGCCGACCTCACCGCGACCGGCCGCGCCGCCGGGTTCGGGCCCGACGTGCTCGCGCGCGTCGGAGCCCGGCTGGTGGCGCGCTTCGCGGCCCGGATCGCCGCCGAACTGGGCGGGGGCGGCGCCGAGGAGGCCGCGGGGGCGGGCGCGCGGGTGGACGCGGTCGTGCCGCCCCAGGCGGCGATGCCCGAAGAGGTCACGGCGGCCCGGCGCCACGGCGGCGCGCGCGCCGAGGCGCGGCTGGAGCACGCCGCGGCCGCGGGTGGCGGGCCCGGTCCGCGGGACGCCTCCGGCCCGCCCCCGGCGGCCGGCGGAAAGGGCGGGGGCGCCGACACGCTCGGGCCCGCCCTCCGGCGCGCGCTGCCCGTGCTCGGCGCGCTGGTCCTGCTGGCGGTCGTGGCGCGGTGGCTGCTCCGGCGGTGCGCGGGGTGGTCCGGGGGCGGAGGGCGCCGCAGCGGGCGTCCGCCGGGTCAGGGGCGGCCGCGGCCGCACGGCACAGTGTGA
- a CDS encoding ATP-binding protein, with translation MTDTATRTPPAPQLTRPRSGRLVAGVGAGLARHLGIDPVVARLALLALAFGGIGIAVYVVLVLFTPVATEDPADTAEPDTTRRKGRDISQLIAYCALAGGLGVLALLFGGWFQPVLWFMVFGALGATILWQQANPAVREEWMASTVLAQSGKSWARTGAGVLLVVIGAIGFLAFQQQLTAARAGLTFALTIIAGISLIVAPWIIGLVRERDRERRERIRSQERAELAAHIHDSVLHTLTLIQRRAEDPREVQRLARVQERALRSWLYQRPADAETTVKAALERVAAEVEEAHGVPIEVVCVGDCPIDDGVQAELRAAREAMVNAAKYAGTDSISVFGEVEPEEVLVFVRDRGAGFDLDAIPEDRMGVRGSILGRMERHGGSARIRTAPGEGTEVQLRMPREREEPA, from the coding sequence GTGACCGACACGGCGACCCGAACGCCCCCGGCGCCACAGCTGACCCGGCCGCGCAGCGGCCGGCTCGTCGCCGGCGTGGGCGCCGGACTCGCCCGCCACCTGGGCATCGACCCCGTCGTGGCCCGGCTGGCGCTGCTCGCCCTGGCCTTCGGCGGGATCGGGATCGCCGTCTACGTCGTCCTGGTGCTGTTCACCCCGGTCGCCACCGAGGACCCCGCCGACACCGCCGAGCCCGACACCACCCGGCGCAAGGGCCGCGACATCAGCCAGCTCATCGCCTACTGCGCGCTCGCCGGCGGGCTGGGCGTGCTCGCGCTGCTGTTCGGCGGCTGGTTCCAGCCGGTGCTGTGGTTCATGGTGTTCGGCGCGCTGGGCGCCACCATCCTGTGGCAGCAGGCCAACCCGGCCGTGCGCGAGGAGTGGATGGCCTCCACCGTGCTCGCGCAGTCGGGCAAGAGCTGGGCCCGCACCGGCGCGGGCGTGCTGCTCGTGGTCATCGGCGCCATCGGCTTCCTCGCCTTCCAGCAGCAGCTCACCGCCGCCCGCGCCGGCCTCACCTTCGCGCTGACCATCATCGCCGGGATCTCCCTCATCGTCGCGCCGTGGATCATCGGCCTGGTGCGCGAACGCGACCGCGAGCGCCGCGAGCGCATCCGCAGCCAGGAGCGCGCCGAACTCGCCGCCCACATCCACGACTCCGTGCTGCACACCCTCACCCTGATCCAGCGCCGCGCCGAGGACCCGCGCGAGGTGCAGCGCCTGGCCCGGGTGCAGGAGCGCGCGCTGCGCAGCTGGCTCTACCAGCGGCCCGCCGACGCCGAGACCACGGTCAAGGCCGCGCTGGAGCGGGTGGCCGCCGAGGTCGAGGAGGCCCACGGCGTGCCGATCGAGGTCGTGTGCGTCGGCGACTGCCCCATCGACGACGGCGTCCAGGCCGAGCTGCGCGCCGCGCGCGAGGCCATGGTCAACGCCGCCAAGTACGCCGGTACCGACAGCATCTCGGTGTTCGGCGAGGTCGAGCCCGAGGAGGTGCTGGTGTTCGTGCGCGACCGCGGCGCCGGCTTCGACCTCGACGCCATCCCCGAGGACCGCATGGGCGTGCGCGGCTCCATCCTGGGCCGCATGGAGCGCCACGGCGGCAGCGCCCGCATCCGCACCGCGCCCGGCGAGGGAACCGAGGTGCAGCTGCGCATGCCGCGCGAGAGGGAGGAGCCGGCCTGA
- a CDS encoding PspC domain-containing protein, with the protein MDAPGAPEDRWAHGSSGAPGASDPAEPVELIRDNERGLITGVCAGLGAYTRVDPIVWRMAFAVTGLAGLTGLLLYIGAWMAMRDPNRGPAMFEQLLNRRIDERAVVALLGLGLAIAAALSLVGGVRWGTLMLATPLILGLLVAHNRGVDLRRTYRELPGLLKSAEPPPATPEPEPKPAYYNPAQPWAQAPAGPVDLAVVARITAGRSAAPARDAGEDDDGDTDGPDADEHDGHDRRGRRGSRRQRRAERRARRGTRLTGFALPAIVAATGITLGVTEAPVQEALLGPETGPLYLGSVVVIIGVALLLGTWFGDPRGLIVLGVAATALLVLSAAVDLTGQRFGAEEWRPRSVADVRQGYTLTVGVAELDLTELPLEPGQRVDVDATVRYGRLEVLVPEYARVEVRGDAAFGEVRVDGSTQSGTGVRLRRVLEPVAPPEGAAAPAGGARGTGGAGNTEGAEGTEGAGGADNGASPAGGRGGEGGGADEAAPTLVLDLDSRFGELEVRRVAA; encoded by the coding sequence ATGGACGCGCCAGGCGCGCCCGAGGACCGATGGGCGCACGGTTCCTCGGGCGCGCCTGGCGCGTCGGATCCCGCCGAGCCGGTGGAGCTGATCCGCGACAACGAGCGGGGCCTGATCACGGGCGTGTGCGCCGGGCTGGGCGCCTACACGCGTGTGGACCCCATCGTGTGGCGGATGGCCTTCGCCGTGACCGGGCTGGCCGGGCTCACCGGCCTGCTGCTCTACATCGGCGCGTGGATGGCCATGCGCGACCCCAACCGGGGGCCGGCGATGTTCGAGCAGCTGCTGAACCGGCGCATCGACGAGCGCGCGGTCGTGGCGCTGCTGGGCCTGGGGCTGGCGATCGCCGCGGCGCTCAGCCTCGTGGGCGGGGTGCGGTGGGGCACCCTGATGCTGGCGACCCCGCTGATCCTGGGCCTGCTGGTGGCGCACAACCGGGGCGTGGACCTGCGCCGCACCTACCGCGAGCTGCCGGGGCTGCTGAAGTCGGCCGAGCCCCCGCCGGCCACGCCCGAGCCCGAGCCCAAGCCCGCCTACTACAACCCGGCCCAGCCGTGGGCGCAGGCGCCGGCCGGCCCGGTGGACCTGGCGGTGGTGGCGCGGATCACCGCGGGGCGGTCGGCGGCGCCGGCGCGCGACGCGGGTGAGGACGACGACGGCGACACCGACGGCCCGGACGCCGACGAGCACGACGGGCACGACCGGCGGGGCCGGCGCGGCTCCCGCCGGCAGCGGCGCGCCGAGCGCCGCGCCAGGCGGGGGACGCGGCTGACGGGTTTCGCGCTGCCCGCGATCGTGGCGGCCACCGGGATCACGCTCGGCGTGACCGAGGCGCCCGTCCAGGAGGCCCTGCTCGGGCCGGAGACCGGCCCCCTCTACCTCGGGAGCGTCGTGGTGATCATCGGGGTGGCGCTGCTGCTCGGCACCTGGTTCGGCGACCCGCGCGGGCTGATCGTCCTGGGGGTGGCCGCGACCGCGCTGCTGGTGCTGTCGGCCGCCGTTGACCTCACGGGGCAGCGGTTCGGGGCCGAGGAGTGGCGGCCGCGGTCGGTCGCCGACGTGCGGCAGGGGTACACGCTGACGGTGGGGGTGGCCGAACTCGACCTCACGGAGTTGCCGCTGGAGCCGGGGCAGCGCGTGGACGTCGACGCGACGGTGCGCTACGGGCGGCTGGAGGTGCTGGTGCCGGAGTACGCCCGGGTGGAGGTGCGGGGCGACGCCGCCTTCGGCGAGGTGCGGGTCGACGGCAGCACCCAGTCGGGTACCGGGGTGCGGCTGCGGCGGGTGCTGGAGCCGGTCGCGCCCCCGGAGGGCGCGGCCGCGCCGGCGGGCGGGGCGCGGGGCACGGGGGGCGCTGGAAACACAGAGGGCGCTGAAGGCACTGAAGGCGCGGGGGGCGCGGACAACGGGGCCTCGCCCGCCGGCGGGCGGGGCGGGGAAGGCGGCGGTGCCGACGAGGCGGCGCCGACGCTGGTGCTGGACCTGGACTCCCGATTCGGCGAACTGGAGGTGCGGCGTGTGGCGGCATAG
- a CDS encoding endonuclease/exonuclease/phosphatase family protein, translating into MAEDGGDGSAGAAPDRPRSRGLVVACANVAGGRLVDEAGDYAPGDRTERFAAALARHRPEIVAVSELDCTRGSRQLNRLVEGLGWPEVHAESRPASDSHIPGVGKLGIGIASRYPLSDLRWIEVPPPPLRFLHWRTGKELKWHPKGMLLATAEGPFGAVRIASVQVPPLHMGRDESGRVYSYDRGPGLAYRERLRDFLDAALRGPDGAPLRRTVILGDMNMPTPEAVFTDLAGARLRDGFGSGPPPATTPDGRSIDRAFVTDDLRVREGGTIAMPPENGLGPDHYPCVFDVRPRAWEADRVRALARRRTREALRPAARRPGPPTDPRPRLR; encoded by the coding sequence ATGGCGGAGGACGGCGGGGATGGGAGCGCGGGTGCGGCGCCGGACCGGCCGAGGAGCCGGGGCCTGGTCGTCGCGTGCGCGAACGTGGCCGGCGGGCGGCTGGTGGACGAGGCCGGCGACTACGCGCCGGGCGACCGCACCGAGCGGTTCGCCGCCGCCCTGGCCCGGCACCGGCCCGAGATCGTGGCCGTGAGCGAACTCGACTGCACGCGGGGGTCGCGGCAGCTGAACCGGCTGGTCGAGGGGCTGGGCTGGCCGGAGGTCCACGCGGAGTCCCGCCCGGCCAGCGACTCCCACATCCCCGGGGTGGGCAAGCTCGGCATCGGGATCGCCTCCCGCTACCCCCTGAGCGACCTGCGCTGGATCGAGGTCCCCCCGCCGCCCCTGCGCTTCCTGCACTGGCGGACCGGCAAGGAGCTGAAGTGGCATCCCAAGGGGATGCTGCTGGCCACCGCCGAAGGGCCCTTCGGCGCCGTGCGGATCGCCTCGGTCCAGGTGCCGCCCCTCCACATGGGCCGCGACGAGTCCGGGCGCGTGTACTCCTACGACCGCGGCCCCGGCCTGGCCTACCGGGAGCGGCTTCGGGACTTCTTGGACGCCGCGCTGCGCGGGCCCGACGGGGCGCCATTGCGCCGCACGGTCATCCTGGGCGACATGAACATGCCCACCCCCGAGGCGGTGTTCACCGACCTGGCCGGCGCCCGGCTGCGCGACGGGTTCGGCTCGGGGCCGCCGCCCGCCACCACGCCCGACGGCCGGTCCATCGACCGCGCGTTCGTCACGGACGACCTGCGGGTGCGGGAGGGCGGGACGATCGCGATGCCGCCCGAGAACGGGCTGGGGCCCGACCACTACCCGTGCGTGTTCGACGTGCGGCCGCGCGCCTGGGAGGCCGACCGGGTGCGGGCCCTCGCCCGCCGCCGCACCCGCGAGGCGCTGCGGCCGGCGGCGCGCCGCCCCGGCCCGCCCACCGACCCCCGCCCCCGGCTCCGGTAG
- a CDS encoding peptidase inhibitor family I36 protein, whose protein sequence is MRGLLRTTFLSAAALAALAAAPVAASAASAPPDCSPGSICGYTEYGFRGEPIPLKAGVGCVNLQVPIRSIANTYGSPGIPAAAAVYDSPGCTGGMVAQVGQEQSDTMIIPDGVSVYLVW, encoded by the coding sequence ATGCGTGGTCTGCTGCGCACGACCTTCCTGTCGGCCGCCGCCCTCGCCGCGTTGGCGGCGGCACCCGTCGCGGCGTCGGCCGCCTCGGCACCGCCGGACTGCTCTCCGGGCAGCATCTGCGGCTACACCGAGTACGGCTTCCGGGGCGAGCCCATCCCGCTGAAGGCGGGGGTGGGCTGCGTCAACCTCCAGGTGCCGATCCGCTCGATCGCCAACACCTACGGCAGCCCGGGGATCCCCGCCGCGGCGGCGGTCTACGACTCCCCCGGCTGCACGGGCGGCATGGTGGCCCAGGTCGGCCAGGAGCAGTCCGACACCATGATCATTCCGGACGGAGTCAGCGTCTACCTGGTCTGGTAG